The sequence AGGACGAGGACCACCCCAACGCCGACAACACCAACGTCGAGAAGCTGGAGATCCTGTGGGCATCCGGCGACCGCCTGCAGACGCTCCAGACCAACGGCGCGGTCGACTTCAACGCCGGCGCGGTCACGCCCAGCGGGTCGATGAACCGCGAGACGCTCCCGGACCACATGCAGGAGGTGACCCGCTTCCTCGACGCGGTCGCGGGCCACGTCTGGAAGCTCAACATGCGCGACGAACACCTCCAGAACCTCTGGGTGCGCCGCGCGCTGGTCGAGGCCATCGACTGGGAAGCCGTCGCCGCCAACGGCTGGGGCGAGGAGTCGTCGATCGTCACCGAACACGACACGTTCCTGCTGGACGCCCAGTCCGAGAGCACGTTCTCCGACGAGTTCCTCGACCAGCTGCACACCTACTCCCGCGAGCAGAACCTCGAAAACGCCAACGAGTACATGCGGCGGGCGGGCTACAGCAAGGAGGGCGACCAGTGGGTCGACCCGTCGGGCAACCCCGCCGAGATCGACCTGATGCAACACTCCGGCGGGACGGGCTACGTCCAGGGCTGTCAGACGGTCCGGGCGAACCTCGCCAACTGGGGCTTCGGCGTCAACTTCAGCACGGTGAACTACTCGACGTGGTCGAACAACATGGACCCCAACAGCGGGCTCAACTACGACTCGACCATCTTCTGGGCCGGGACGAACAACGTCTTCGGCTACTACACCGACCGCGGCGCGTGGTGGGGCGAGACGCTGCTGGGCGGCAGTCCCACCGCCGAGTCGCCCTACCGGCTCACCGAGGACGACGACTACGACACCCAGGGCCGGCCCGTCCACTGCGAGATCCCCAGCGAGGTCGGCTCCATCGAGGCGCCCGACCAGGCCGGGCTCGAACCGGACCTGGAGAACGGCGAGGAGGTCGACATGTTCGAGGTCGTCCAGAAGATCCAGCAGCCGGGCAACTCCGAGGAGGAACTCATGGAGCTGTACCGCACCTGCGCCCGGTGGTACAACTTCTACCTCCCGAACTTCGTGTTCCGCCAGGGGCTCTCCGGCGCCTGGGGCAACGTCCGGGACTTCGACTGGCCCCCCGCTGACAACAGGGCGCTGGACTTCAAGCGCGCCGGGGTCGTCGACGCCTCCGTCCTCGGCGGCGTGACCCAGGCCAGCTACGACACCGAGTTCCAGCCGCCGGAGTGAGCCCGTCGCGAGCCGCCGCGAATCGACGCTGAGCCGATCGAATTTTCGCTGTGTCACCTCGCCGCCGAGGCGTCACCTGCCGGTCCCCGACCCATCGGAACCGTCGAGACGCCGACACGGCCGCGTTCCGGCGCGGACAGCAGTCGCGAGCGAACCGCGCGACGCCTCGATAGCCCTCCCGCGGGGCAGCGATACAGACCGGAGGCCACGTCCGGTCGCCGCCCCTGATTCGCCCCGAAACGTCTGATTCGGCGATCGGGACCGTTCGGCGATCGACGCCTCGCTTCCCGAGTCCGACTGTCCGCCTAGACCGAACCGCCCTCCACAGCGTCCCCCACGTCAACGAGTAACACAAGCTTTCCACTATCGCTGGAATGCGCTCATAGCGGGAACGTCCGTTGTGATCCTCCGACAGCGTCGAGGTCGAGCACAGCGACAGTTCATACCGGTACCTCTCCACACAGATCCCGGCGGGAATAGATTACAGACATAATACTGGAATTTCGGGAGAGAATCCAGTAATGATGGAACCACGCAGGCGGCTCGTCCCGCCACTCCGGGAGCCCAACCGCCGTGAACCCTCGACCCGCGTTGTCCACAGAGTTACCAAATCGACAGTATATATTTGATTCCTATCTTTCTGGGTCTGTCGAGGCGGGCCGAACGCCCGTAATCGAGTCGGGAACGGCGCACGAGGGGCGACGGCGAGGTCGAGACCAGAACGCCACTCAAAGCGGCCTGCACCCGTCGGATATCCGTTCCCCGATCTCGGCCGACCGGGTGGCGCTGACCGTCCATCGAACGGTCGAAGCCGTGGACACTCGTCCGTCGAAAACGGACATAGTTCGGGAGAGGTGGAAAATATCGACATTTCCCCGAGATCAACAGGAGATCGGATTTTCCCGGAGGGACCAGTTCCACCGACCGAAGAGGACGAACACGGTCAGTAAAGACGTTTATTCTGACTATAATAGAGAATCAAAATGTATCGTATGTTTCGTCGATCCCCGTGAATTCGAATCCGAGCGAAGAGTCGGGGGCGCCGACTGGGGCGGGAGATGCGTCTCCCGGCTGGCGCCGTAACGCGCGATAGCGGACGGTTCGACTCCCGGGCGAACGTCAGTCCGGTCTCACCGTGAAGGGGCGGGAACTCGCCCCTCACGTCAGTCCTGTGGCCGGGATACTCTCCCCGTGTCTGCCCCGATCGCGAGCGCGGATCGATCCCCCGGTGTCAAACTCCACGGGACGACCGACGAGCCTCCCGGCTCGCCACTCGTTGCGGGGGAGTCACCGACCGCCTCGTCGAGTCGCGCCGTCAGGCCGTCGGTGATCCGGCCGACTCGTAGCCTGCGGTGGCGGTCAGCGACCGGGAGCCGCACTTGCTGCACTCCGGAGCTTCGAGGTCGGTGACCTGCTGTACGTGCTGGCAGTCCTCACAGACGACTTCGCGCATGGCTACACCACTGTCTCAGACCCCCTTGAAGGGGGAACGACGTTGCCCGGATTCCGGACAGTTCGAACCGTCCCACCCGGCGATGGGGACCTCATAATCCGGCGAGAGACGCGCGGAAGGTGCCGTTGCGGGACCGCGCCTGTTTCGACGAGGAGGAGCGCTCTACGGTTCGATATCGGTGCCATAGGAAGTGATTTTCCGCCGGTAATTTCCGGTTTCGAGGGTCGGGGCGCAGGCTAGCGGGACACCGTCTGAGCGCGGTGATCGCGACAGCGCCGGCCCGGGAGCGAACGGGAGTAAGATCGTGCTTCGGTCGACGGAGCGGTCGGGACGGCGGTCGTTCACCGGAAACGCGGTGTGGGGCCGGGCCGAGATCCGGACGAGGATCTCCAGGGGAACGTATTTGTGGACCGATGCGCAGTAGTCGGTAATCAGATGGCAGTGCTGGACGACCTCTCGGGGTTCGAGTTCGAGGACCTGATGGAGGACGTGTTCCGGAACCTCGGGTACGAGCGGGTGCGCCAGGCGTCGAAGACCGCCGACGAGGGGCGGGACATCCTGATGGAGGAGGTCGTGGACGGGCGTCGCCGGGCCGTCATCGTCGAGTGCAAGCACACGGAGTCGGTCGGGCGCCCGGTCGTCCAGAAGCTCCACTCGGCGATCGCGACGTTCGAGTTCGACGGGCCGAAACGCGGGATGGTCGTCACGACGGGCCGGTTCACCGGGCCCGCCGAGGCGTACGCGGCCGACCTCCGGGAGCGGGACGACCCCTATCCCATCGAACTCGTCGACGGCACCGACCTGCGTGAGATCGCCGAGGAGGTCGGACTCGACCTGTACAACGGGCGGATCGAGATCCTCTGCGACGAGACGCTGCGGCCGTTCGACCCCGCGGGCGGCGTGCACCGGCCGGTCGAGACCGCGCTGCGGGACGTCGAGAACCTCGACCCGGCGACGCTGCCGCGGCCCCACGCCGAGGTGACCTTCCGGCCGGTGGTGTCGGTCACCGCCGACGCCGACGCCGTGTTCGAAACGTCGGTCGGGGTGATCCACCGCGTCGACGACCGGACGACGCTCGTCGTCCACGCCGACCGCGGGCACCCGGAGGTCGCGGGCGGGACCGTCGCCCGACTCGTCGAGAACAACTCCCACGCGCGGGTCGACCTGGACGACGAGTTAGTCGAAGCGTTCGACGCCGTGACCGAGCGTCGGTTCGGCCAGACGGAGACGGAGTACAGGGAGTGGGCCGTCGAGCGCCTGTGCGAGCGGTACGCGACGACGGTCACCTACACCGGCGACAACAACGTGACCTACGAGAAGACCTGCGAGCCCAACCAGTCGGACATCTCCGTCCGCGCCATCGACCCGGTGTACCTCCCGCAGGTCCGCCAGACCGTCGAGTCGGGCGAGTACACGTACCCGCTGGAGTACTACGCGGCCGGGCCTTCCCGGGCCACGATCGAAGACGGGATCCATCGCTGCGTCCACTGCGAGACGGCGGGCGACGACGAGACCTACACCTACTGCGAGAACTGCGGGAGCATCAGCTGTCCGAGCCACGTCAGGACCGAACGCCTGGAGGGCGAGCCGGTGTGTACGGGCTGTGCCGTCACCGGGCGGTTCGCGCTGAAGACGAAGTACTTCTACGACGAGGCAAACCGCGAGGCCTTCCGCGAGGAGTACGAGGCCATGCCGGTCCACGAGAAGGCACAGGAGAACGTGCCCCTGGTCGTCGGCGCCGTGGCGACGGCGCTGCTGGCGTTCGTGGCACTCGTCGTCTCGACCGGGCTGGTCTGAGCGAACCGTCCGTCGCGATACGCGGTTCCGAACGAACGACGGAGGCGCCTGCGCTGGCGCGCCCCTCGGAGCCGTATGTAACAAACGCGTTCGCTCTCCCGAGTATCGTTACAGAAGACAGTACGGAAGCAGTCCTCCAGTCGGCGGATCTCGGGGATAGCCGCTGCGAGGGCGCCGCCGAAACGACGGCGGTCAGACCACCGTGAACTCGTAGGTCCCGGCGCCGACCTCGACCAGGAGGTCGCCGTCGTCGCGGGCGGTTTCGGTCACGCCCTCGGGAAGCGATCCGTCCACGGGCGAGCCCGACTCGCGAACGGTCGCGTCGGCGGCGTCGGGGAGTCGAACCGTCGCCGTCCCGTTCCAGGGGACGGTCACCGACAGCGAGTAGCCGTCGTCGGTGCGCTCCCACGCGCTCGCGAGATCGCCGTTAGGCGTCTCGACGCTGGCCTCCGCCCAGTCGAGGTCGTCGACGAGCGCCGGGGCGATCTCGACGTGGGCGGTCACGGGCTCGTCGCCGATCCGGATCCCCGCGAGCACCTCGTAGAAGAACTCCGAGACGTGGGTGAACGGCGAGTGGTTGAGCGAGTTCATCCCGGAGCCGACGGCTTCGTCGGAGTCCCACCGCTCCCACATCGTCGTCGCGCCCTGCCGGGCCATGTACACCCAGCCCGGCCGCTCGGGCTGGCTGACGACCTCGTAGGCCACGTCGGCGTAGCCGTGAGCGGCGAGCGTGTGGATCAGCGGCCGCGTGCCGAGGAACCCAGTCCGGAGTTTGCCACCGTCCGAGCGTACTTTTTCGGCGAGGTTGGCGGCGACGCGGTCGACCTCCTCGTCGGGGACCAGCCCCAGAAAGAGCGGGACGGCAAAGGACGACTGCGTGCCGGGGCCGAACTCGCCCGCGTCGGCGTCGAAGAAGCGGTCGCGGAACGCCGCCGCGACATCGTCGGCCCGGTCGCGGTAGCGCTCGGCGTCCGCGTCGTTGCCGAGGACGCCGGCGACCTTCGCGAACGTCTCGGTCACCTGGTAGAGGAACGCGGTGTTGAACAGGTCGTGAGGGAGGCCGCGCCGGGGTTCCTCGGGGTCGGTGTTCTCGAAGGCGAGCCAGTCGCCGTACTTGCCGTACTCGCCGGGGAGGACCCCGTCCTCGGCGACCGAGAGCCAGTAGTCGACGTAGTCGCCCATTCCCTCGTAGTGCTCGCGCAGGATCCCCAGATCGCCGTCGTGGCGGTAGCAGTACCACGGGAGCATCACGCGGGTGACCGACCACGTCGGGTCGGCGGGGTCCTCCGGCGACTTGTCCGGGATCACGTCGGGGACGTAGCCCATCTCGGAGGCGGCGTCGGCGTGGTCGCGCTGCCACTTCTCCTCGAAGCGGACGGCGTCGAAGTTGAAGAGGAGCGCCCGCGTGGATATCTGGGCGTCGCCCGTCCAGCCGAACCGCTCGTCGCGCTGGGGGCAGTCCTCCGGGATCCCGTGGGTGTTGCCCCGCAGGCCCCAGACGGCGTTGTGCTGGACCGCCGAGAGGTCGTCGTTCGAGCAGTCGAAGCTCCCGCGGCGGTCCATCGCCGTGTGGACGACCTTCGCGGTCACGTCCTCGGGGCTCAGTTCGCCCGGGTACCCGGATATCTGCGCGTAGCGGAACCCGTGGTAGGTAAACCGGGGTTCGTAGGTCTCGCGGTCGTCGCCACGGGCGAGGTAGGTGTCGGTCGCGTCGGCGCTGCGGAGGTCGGTCGTCGAGAGGTCGCCCGCGTCGGTCAGCGCCTCGGCGTGGCGGACCGTGACCTCGTCGCCGGCGTCGGCGCCCTCGACCGCGAATTCGACCCAGCCGGTGAGGTTCTGCCCGAAGTCGAGGATCGGTCCCTCGGGGTGGTCGCGGACGGCCTCGGGCTCGAACGTCTCGACGACGCGCATCGACTCGACGCGCTGGGGGCGCAGCGTGCCGCCCGCCGCGTCGACGACGGCCGCGGAGTCCCAGTCTGCGTCGGGGTCCCCGGCGCTGGAGTCGCCGTCTCCGTCGTCGCCGTCCGCCCCCGGGGCGGCCCAGCCTGGTCGTTCGCGCCGGGCATCGTAGACCTCCCCGTCGTAGATGTCGTTTTCGACGATCGGGCTCTCCGCCGCCGCCCAGTCCGGTCCGGTCGCGATCCGGCGGGTCCGTCCGTCAGCGAACTCGACGGTGAGCACCGCGCGGGCGCGGGGCGACCCGTCGGCCAGCCAGTGGGCGCTGCGCTTGGCGAACCAGCCGCGGCCGAGCCAGATCCCGAGCGCGTTTTTCCCCGCTTTCAGCCGGTCGGTCAGGTCGTGAGTCGCGTAGGTGACGCGGGACTCGTAGTCGGTCCAGACGGGGTCGAGCCGGCGGTCGCCGACGCGGTCGCCGTTGCAGTACAGCTCGCCGTAGCCGACGGCGGCGACGTGGACCCGCGCCGCGCCGACCTCGCCGTCGAGGTCGAACTCCCGGCGGAGCAGCGGCGACGCCGCGGCCATCCGCGACTCGGTGACGCCGTTCACGAGGTGCTCGCGTCCCCAGGTATCGGTCTCGACGCTCGACGAGGCGGCCACGTCGCCGCCGCGGGCGAGGTCGGTCCCGTCGAACCCCTCGACGGTGAGCCCGGCCAGGGCGAAACAGGCCCACTCGTCGTGGGACTCGACGCGTCGGTCGGGCCCGTCGGCGGAGGACGGGTCCCCGGAGGCGGGCGTCACGGTGGGAAGGTCGGTCGCGGTGACGCGGACGTACCGGCCGCGGGCGTCACCGGCGTCGTGGGTCCGTGTGCGGACCGCCCGCTCCGGCTGGCCGTCGGTCGACCCGGCGTCGGCGACCGAGTCGGTCGATACCTCGGCGACCGTCGTCGCCGCGTCGAAGTCGGGGTCGTCGGCGACTTCGACGCGATAGCCCTCAGGGAAGCCGAACGCGGCGAGCGGGTCGTCGTCCCACGATGTCGTGACCGCGTAGTCGTCGGGCGTCCGGACGACCGTGACCGGGTCGGCCGGGTGGAGTTCGATCTCGGCGATGTCCCGTCGCTCCCCGAGGTCGACCCGGACCCACGGGTCGTCACGGTCGCCCACATCGTCGGCGTCGCCGGCCGCGCTCGGGTCGGCAGTCGCGTCCGGATCCCGCCACCGGCTGCGCCAGCCGTCCGTGTCGCCCTCGCCGGGCTGGTGGGTGATCCACTCGCCGCGCCAGTCCTCGGGGGCCAGCGCCGTCGCGAACTCCGCGGGGTCGGCCCACGGCGTCTCGCCCGCGTCGGTCCACAGCCTCACCGACCAGTAGTAGGTCGCGTCCGCGGCGAGGTCGGGACCGCCGTAGGCGACGCTCGTCGCGCGCTCCGAGTCGACCCGCCCGGAGTCCCACAGGTCGCCGCGACCGGCCGCGACCCGCTCGCGGTCGCGCCCGACCACGACCCGGTAGGCGGTCTGGTGCGCGCCGCGCCGTTCGGTCGCGATACGCCAGCCGAATCGGGGTGTGTCCGTCGGGTCGACGTTGCCCGGCGCCCGTTCGTACTCGACGGCCAGGGCCGTCGGCGCCGGCGAGCTCCGGTCGTCCGCTGTGTCGTTCATGGACTGTGGCGCGCGGCCAGTCACGTAAAGCGTCGGGACCCGGCACCCGTCGCCGGCTGCCGACTGTGTCGCCGCGGGAGCGCGGCTTCTCCACTCCCCGCCGGATCGAGGGATTGAACCGCTCCGGGCCCGTGGAACCGGCAATGGCAGAGCGCACGTACCGGTGCTCGAACTGCCTCGACAGCACCGTCGCGCGGGACTTCGACGTGTCGCACCTCTCGGTGACCTGCGAGGACTGCGGGGAGTTCGCCCGGTTCGTCAACGACGACGTGTTCGAGCAGTACCGCGCCTTCGAGGACTCGCCGCCGGAACACCTCGACTGGGACCGGCTCGACCGCGCCGAGAAGTTCCTCGTCAGCGACCAGGTCGTCCGCGAGGGCCGGTCGATCGAGGACTTCGAGATCACCGAGGGGTAGCTCGTCGGGCCGAACCCTTGCCGGCGAAGGCGGTTCCGAGAGAGGACCGAAGCCCGGGAACGCTCGACACCGCGTCCGTCGAAGAAAGCCAGCGGGACCGTCCCGAACGGTTCGACGCGACCCGTCCCCGGAACCAGTGGGCCTGAAACGCCTCAGTCGGCGTCGTCCGCCGTCTCCTCGCCGGCGTCTTCGACGAGAGCTTTGCGCGGAGCTCGTCGCGGCGGTGGACGACCGTCACCGAGTCGGCGAACTTCGCGAGGAACAGCGCTTCTTCCATCGCGCTGTCGCCGACGACGACGAGCACGTCGTCGCCGCGGTGGAACGCGCCGTATCAGCTCCGTCCCGCCGACGCCCTCGGGGAACCCGAGGTAGTTCTCGACATCGGTCGTCAGCGTCAGCTGGCCGCCGGGCTCGTCGCCCTCCAGGACATGGCCGACGCCGACATCCAGCTCCTCGTCTAATCACCGATGAACGAACTCGAAGGCCGGTTCCCCACGTCGTCGATGCCGTCGCGGAGGCAGAGGGCGTCGAGCCAGCGACACTCGACCCGCCGCTAGCAGAGATCGTTGACCCGGACGCGCTCGAAACGTTGATCGAGGATTCCACGGCGTCTGACCTCGAGGTTCGGTCCGCGTATCGTGGTCACGACATCGTCGTCGACGACAGCGGTCGCGTACAGGTCGACTGAAGCGGACGGAACTTCTCTCCGATAGCGGATCCACCGACGGCCACTCCAGCAGCGCCGTCCGATTTCAACGAGTCGTCTCCGAGAAACTATCGTAGCAGGGGCAGCGGAGAACGGTGGTCGCGTCAGGACCACTCCGATTCGAGGGCGTCCAGTAGCTTCTCGATCTCGGCGTGCGTGTTGACCGCGTGGACAGACGCGCGGACGGCATCGGGCGTCGGCAAGGCACGAACGACGATTCCCTCCGACGCGAGTCGGTCGACCGTCGCTTCGGGGTCGTCCACGTCGATTGTCACGAGTCCTGACTCGGGATCCGAGGGACTGAGAAGGCGGTCCTCGGGGACGCCATCGGCCAGCTGGCCGGCCAATTGCTGGCTCCGGTCGGCGATACGGTCGACGCCGACCTCGTTGATCGCGTCGATGGCCTCGCCCAGAGCGACGTGCGGAGCCGGGTTCGACGACCCGACCTCGAATCGACGGGCCCCGGCCGCGAACTCGTAGGGGTCCGCAGTCGGCGTTTCGACGCTCCGGTAGCCGACTGTGGCGGGCCGGAGCGCTTCAGCAGCGTTGCGGTCGACGTAGAGGAAGCCGCCGCCCCACAGCCCCAGCAGCCACTTGTGTCCGGCCGCCGCGACTGCGTCCGCGCCCCACTCGCCGACATCCATCGGGAGCTGTCCCGGCACCTGCACGGCGTCGACGAGGGCGAACGCGCCGGCCTGGTGAGCGATGTCGACGAGGTCGCCGACGGGCAACCGGGTACCGTGCGTCCAGGTCACGGCGCTGAAACACGCCAGCTTCGCGCCGTCGACGGCCTCGGCGAAGGCGTCGCGGTCGACGCGGCCGCGCTCGGTTTCGACGACGCGAACGTCGACGCCCTCCTGTTCCAGGCGTTGCCACGGGAGCGTTCCGGCCGGGTGTTCGAGGTCGGTTCGAACGACGGTATCGCCGGGCTCCCAGTCGATGGCGTTCGCGACGGCGTTGATGCCCGCGGTCGTGCTCTCCGTGAGCGCGATCTCGTCGTCGTCCCCACCGACAAAGGTGGCGACGCGCTCCCGTACTCGGTCGTACGCGTCGAACGCCACCTCGTAGGGGTCGTTTCGCGTGCTCGTTTCGTACTCGTGTGACCGCACGAACTCGTCGGCGGCCTCGACGACGTACTGCGGACTCGGCCCGTGAGCGCCGAAATTCATGTAGACGTCCTCGTGCAGGGCGGGCGTGTCGGCGCGGAGCTCTCTGGGGTTCATCTCGTTCTCCGAGAATTAGTCGCTGTACCGGGCGATCAGGTCTCGAAGCGACTGTTCGGTCTGGCCGCCGCGGAGTCGTTTCACCGGCTCGCCGTCCACAAACAGGACGAACGTGGGCGTGCTCTGGGCACCGAACTCGATCGCGGTTTCGAGATTGGATTCGATGTCGACCGTCAGGACCGTCGCGTCCGTGTCGACGGCGATCGTCTCGAGAACCGGCTCCATCCGTTTGCAGGTGCCACACCACTCCGTGTAGAACTCCACGAGCGCGACGCTGCTGTCTTCGACGATCGTTTCGATGTCGGAATCACCGAGCGAAACCACGCTGTCCGTCTCTACTGTCTGTGTTGCCATTACCGGACTCTACGCACCGGATGTTTAATAGTCTTGGGCTAACCACACAATAGTATTGGGGCGGTCGATCCTCGTCTGCATCGAGTGGGAGAGTGACCCGGATCGGGGAGTACCCGTTAGCGTGACTCCTCGGTGGATTGCGCACGGCCGAGCGCACCTGCAAGTGCCAGCAGATAGCCCAGCCCGTACTGGACGTCCGGATCACGTAATCCGCGAAGCAGGCCAACGGCCCCAACCTGCTCGGGGGAGTTCCGCTCCGCTTCACCGACGCTCTCCAGCAGCCGTTCGATGCCGTCGCGGGTGTCGTCGTCGGACGCCGTCTGCGCGACCTCACTGAGCGCGGCACCGGTGCCGGCTAGCGACGTGACCATCTCGTCGTCGAGCGCCGCGGTCGCCAGCGACCCGACCTCGGCGAGTTCGGCCAGCTCGTCGAGCGTGCCGCTGCGCTGGAGCGCGAGCAACGTATCGAGTGCGTCCCGCAGTTCGTCGCCGTTCTCTCCGACCGTCTCGGCGAGCGCCACGGTCTCGTCGGTCGCCAGCCCGTCGGCCGACTCCGCCAGCGTCGATCCCGTGGCCGAGAGCTCCCGGACCATCTCGTCGTCGAGTGCGCTCTCGCCCAGCGAGAGCACGTTCAGGAGCTCGTTGACCGCGTCGAGGTGGTCCACAAACTCGGCGACCGCCTCGGGGTTCTGTTCGATCGCCGCCTCCAGCTCGGACCGCTCGGGACTCTGCTGGTCGGACATGGTCAGAGCAGTCCCCGTGCAGTCAGCCAGTAGGACTCGTTGTACGCCAGCTTCGACCAGTGGAGTTTCTCCGAGGGCGGCGCCGGCGACGGCGGAGTCTCGTAGTCGAACTCGACGAACGACGCCGCGTCCATTCCGGTCTCGATGAAACACAGCGTCTTCCCGTCGTAGGTCGCCGTCGCCGGGAGGCCGCGGATCTCGCTGGCGAGCCGCTGGCCGACGACGCCGGCCTGGTAGTGGGCGACGCTCCCGGCGTTCGGGACGCCGGTATCGGCGGTGTCCCCGAGCGCGTAGACGTTCTCGGCGGCCTCGGCTTCCAGCGTGTGTTTGTCGACGTCGACCCAGCCATCGTCGCCAAGGCCGGCTTCCTCGATCAGGTCGACGCCGCCGTGGGGTGGAATGGTTACGAGGAGGTCGTAGTCGAGTTCGGTCCCCTCCATCGACGTGATCGTTTCCGCCTCGGGGTCGACCGACTCGGCGTTGAAGAACGTCTCCACCTGGATGTCCCGTTCCTCCATGATGGGCTGGGCCCACTCGGCAATGTGGGGGTTGCCATGGACGCGCTGTATCGGGTACGTGTAGGTGATGTCGACGTCCTCACGGAGGCCGCGCTTGCGGAACCAGTCGTCAGCCATGAAGACGAACTCCAGCGGCGCAGCCGGGCACATATGGGGGGTTCCGATAACACTCAACACGAGCTCGCCCTCCGTGAACTCCAGTAGTTCCTCGCGCAGGTCGGTCGCGCCCGACTCGCTGTAGTAGTTGTGACCGCCCTCCGCGAGGCCGGGGATCTGGTCGGGCTCCAGCGTCGACCCGGTCGCCAGCACGAGGTAGTCGTACTCGATCGGCGAGGTGGCCCCGCGGAATCGGAGTCGCTGGCCGTCGGTGTCGATGTCGGTCACGCGGTCGATCCGGAGGTCGACGGCGTCGTCGACGAGTTCGCCGAGGCGGCGCCGACCGTCTGTCGGTTCGCGCTTGTCGAACGGCACGTACAGCCAGACCGGTTTGTAGACGTGGTCGGGGTCGTCGTTGACCAGCGTAACGCGAACGTCGCCGGCGTCGAGTTCCGAGTCGAGCCGGTCGGCGAGGTCGTTCGCGAGGACGGTCCCGCCGGTCCCGCCGCCGACGATGACGACGTGCTCGGTCATGCTTTCTCCACGTAGAACGCGTTGTGGTCGTCGCGTTCCTCGACCGTGAGCAGTTCGTTGCCGGCTTCCTCGACCCACTCGGGCACGTCGGTGAGCGACTGGTCGTTGTCGCTCAGGAGTCGGATCACGTCCCCCGACTCGGCGCTCCGGATCGTTCCGATGAGGTCCATCAGCGGACCGGGGCAGGCTGCGCCTCTGGCGTCGACCGTATCGTCAGGCTCGATGTCGGTCACGGATATCTCACAGGAAGCAGTTGGGAACGGGCAGTATTAGTATTGTATTTGTGTTCCAAGATTCTGAAAATCCGTGGGTGGGGGTGGGTTATCGGATGGCGATCGGAGAACCGAAGGGCGGGTTGCGCGACTACCGCTCGAACACGAGCGCGTAGTGGTACGGCGGCAGCTCGACCTGTCGGTCACGCTCGAAGGGGGCCGCCGAGAGTACGGCATCTTCGGTTTCGCCGGGCGTCATCCGAAGCTCCGTCGGGGGCCCCCGGGGTTCACCGCCGACGGTCGTCGTCTCCCGCGGGCGTTCGTGCCAGTTGATGACGATCAGGCGCCCGTCGGACTCGATGGCTTCGAACGCTTGCTCGACCAATCCCGACTGGTCGTCGACGCCGTGGAACGTGTTCGCCACGACGAGCGTGGTAACTGGTTCGGGGAGGACTTCGGTCAGGTTCCGGGCGTCACCGTGAATCAGAACGACGTTCTCGATGTC comes from Halosimplex halophilum and encodes:
- a CDS encoding ABC transporter substrate-binding protein — encoded protein: MRDSDNGSGRSVSRRRYAQILAGMGVAGLAGCPSGGGDGTPTSGGGGDTDTPGGDGEDDEATPTSADETATAREPATDTLSYAVLNSPSVFDWNAWTPQDNAAGDEMMKELTGLRNVHTREVHMSGVTLPAPHKPDREEIEVMTWFESQEVEPPFDWWHDLDDRARFWNGDPYDAVTREKHDHVNFFQAGNKFTEGATFNSEAESQWRYHGWFDKGEVPEQDPSPQARQVIAAAAYELQLSAMMHPDFTDPYIERYQDAGNADQSQSITDDLQSDRIPLQELAVEEGNGWGSGMYVLETMDDVGSESMILHKDEDHPNADNTNVEKLEILWASGDRLQTLQTNGAVDFNAGAVTPSGSMNRETLPDHMQEVTRFLDAVAGHVWKLNMRDEHLQNLWVRRALVEAIDWEAVAANGWGEESSIVTEHDTFLLDAQSESTFSDEFLDQLHTYSREQNLENANEYMRRAGYSKEGDQWVDPSGNPAEIDLMQHSGGTGYVQGCQTVRANLANWGFGVNFSTVNYSTWSNNMDPNSGLNYDSTIFWAGTNNVFGYYTDRGAWWGETLLGGSPTAESPYRLTEDDDYDTQGRPVHCEIPSEVGSIEAPDQAGLEPDLENGEEVDMFEVVQKIQQPGNSEEELMELYRTCARWYNFYLPNFVFRQGLSGAWGNVRDFDWPPADNRALDFKRAGVVDASVLGGVTQASYDTEFQPPE
- a CDS encoding restriction endonuclease, which translates into the protein MAVLDDLSGFEFEDLMEDVFRNLGYERVRQASKTADEGRDILMEEVVDGRRRAVIVECKHTESVGRPVVQKLHSAIATFEFDGPKRGMVVTTGRFTGPAEAYAADLRERDDPYPIELVDGTDLREIAEEVGLDLYNGRIEILCDETLRPFDPAGGVHRPVETALRDVENLDPATLPRPHAEVTFRPVVSVTADADAVFETSVGVIHRVDDRTTLVVHADRGHPEVAGGTVARLVENNSHARVDLDDELVEAFDAVTERRFGQTETEYREWAVERLCERYATTVTYTGDNNVTYEKTCEPNQSDISVRAIDPVYLPQVRQTVESGEYTYPLEYYAAGPSRATIEDGIHRCVHCETAGDDETYTYCENCGSISCPSHVRTERLEGEPVCTGCAVTGRFALKTKYFYDEANREAFREEYEAMPVHEKAQENVPLVVGAVATALLAFVALVVSTGLV
- a CDS encoding alpha-L-rhamnosidase, whose amino-acid sequence is MNDTADDRSSPAPTALAVEYERAPGNVDPTDTPRFGWRIATERRGAHQTAYRVVVGRDRERVAAGRGDLWDSGRVDSERATSVAYGGPDLAADATYYWSVRLWTDAGETPWADPAEFATALAPEDWRGEWITHQPGEGDTDGWRSRWRDPDATADPSAAGDADDVGDRDDPWVRVDLGERRDIAEIELHPADPVTVVRTPDDYAVTTSWDDDPLAAFGFPEGYRVEVADDPDFDAATTVAEVSTDSVADAGSTDGQPERAVRTRTHDAGDARGRYVRVTATDLPTVTPASGDPSSADGPDRRVESHDEWACFALAGLTVEGFDGTDLARGGDVAASSSVETDTWGREHLVNGVTESRMAAASPLLRREFDLDGEVGAARVHVAAVGYGELYCNGDRVGDRRLDPVWTDYESRVTYATHDLTDRLKAGKNALGIWLGRGWFAKRSAHWLADGSPRARAVLTVEFADGRTRRIATGPDWAAAESPIVENDIYDGEVYDARRERPGWAAPGADGDDGDGDSSAGDPDADWDSAAVVDAAGGTLRPQRVESMRVVETFEPEAVRDHPEGPILDFGQNLTGWVEFAVEGADAGDEVTVRHAEALTDAGDLSTTDLRSADATDTYLARGDDRETYEPRFTYHGFRYAQISGYPGELSPEDVTAKVVHTAMDRRGSFDCSNDDLSAVQHNAVWGLRGNTHGIPEDCPQRDERFGWTGDAQISTRALLFNFDAVRFEEKWQRDHADAASEMGYVPDVIPDKSPEDPADPTWSVTRVMLPWYCYRHDGDLGILREHYEGMGDYVDYWLSVAEDGVLPGEYGKYGDWLAFENTDPEEPRRGLPHDLFNTAFLYQVTETFAKVAGVLGNDADAERYRDRADDVAAAFRDRFFDADAGEFGPGTQSSFAVPLFLGLVPDEEVDRVAANLAEKVRSDGGKLRTGFLGTRPLIHTLAAHGYADVAYEVVSQPERPGWVYMARQGATTMWERWDSDEAVGSGMNSLNHSPFTHVSEFFYEVLAGIRIGDEPVTAHVEIAPALVDDLDWAEASVETPNGDLASAWERTDDGYSLSVTVPWNGTATVRLPDAADATVRESGSPVDGSLPEGVTETARDDGDLLVEVGAGTYEFTVV
- a CDS encoding HalOD1 output domain-containing protein, whose translation is MTDERTRRPVPHVVDAVAEAEGVEPATLDPPLAEIVDPDALETLIEDSTASDLEVRSAYRGHDIVVDDSGRVQVD